One window of Streptococcus suis genomic DNA carries:
- the mutS gene encoding DNA mismatch repair protein MutS, whose product MATEKISPGMQQYLDIKAQYPDAFLLFRMGDFYELFYEDAVEAAQILELSLTSRNKNADNPIPMAGVPYHAAQQYIDMLVELGHKVAIAEQMEDPKQAVGVVKREVVQVITPGTVTDSSKMGADSNFLVAIERSGAHFALSYMDVATGQFFVTSLDDFASLCGEIRNLRAREVVIGFTLSEEEEQVFANQMNLLLSFEDEVADDVHLIDQSLTDLEKAAAGKLLSYLHRTQMRDLAHLQKVVHYEIKDYLQMDYATKSSLDLLENGRTGKKHGSLYWLMDETKTAMGMRLLRTWIDRPLIDQGRIEARQAVVQVFLDYFFERSDLIEALKGVYDIERLASRVSFGKTLPKDLLQLSQTLGNVPAIKNILSQMGEPAMASLVQGLDPIPELHALISYAIDPEANGPITDGNIIKTGFDEKLDQYRLVMREGAGWIAEIEAKERTASGINNLKIDYNKKDGYYFHVTNSNLGNVPAHFFRKATLKNSERYGTEELSKIEGQMLEARDKSANLEYEIFMRIRQEVEKYIGRLQKLARTIATIDVLQSFAVVAEQERLVCPTFTEHRELTIDRGRHAVVEKVMGKQTYIPNSIHLDAETHMQLITGPNMSGKSTYMRQLAMIVIMAQMGSYVPADQAELPIFDAIFTRIGAADDLVSGQSTFMVEMMEANKAVRLATDRSLILFDELGRGTATYDGMALAQSIIEYIHDKIGAKTLFATHYHELTELGQTLEHLENVHVSTLEQNGQVTFLHKIAPGPADKSYGIHVAKIAGMPEDLLKRADNILQQLENHASSSQSSQPNLVSEPASGQLDLFAEISSHPVLDELQALDIHNMTPMEVMMVVAELKKKL is encoded by the coding sequence ATGGCAACAGAAAAAATTTCTCCAGGAATGCAGCAGTATCTGGATATTAAGGCACAATATCCAGATGCTTTTTTGCTTTTCCGTATGGGAGACTTTTACGAGTTATTTTATGAAGATGCGGTCGAGGCGGCTCAGATTTTGGAGCTGTCTCTGACTAGTCGCAATAAGAATGCGGACAATCCTATTCCCATGGCCGGTGTGCCTTATCATGCAGCCCAGCAATATATTGACATGTTGGTGGAGCTGGGGCATAAGGTCGCCATTGCTGAGCAGATGGAGGATCCTAAGCAGGCTGTCGGTGTGGTCAAGCGTGAAGTAGTTCAGGTCATCACTCCGGGGACGGTGACGGATTCCTCGAAAATGGGAGCCGACAGCAATTTCTTGGTTGCCATTGAGCGCAGCGGGGCTCATTTTGCCCTGTCTTATATGGACGTGGCAACCGGACAATTTTTCGTGACTAGTTTGGATGATTTTGCTAGTCTCTGCGGAGAAATACGCAATCTGCGGGCGCGTGAAGTTGTCATCGGCTTTACCCTTTCTGAAGAGGAAGAGCAGGTGTTTGCCAATCAGATGAATCTGCTCCTGTCTTTTGAGGATGAGGTTGCAGATGATGTTCATCTGATTGACCAATCCTTGACGGACTTGGAGAAGGCTGCGGCAGGGAAATTGTTGTCTTATTTGCATAGGACCCAGATGCGAGATTTGGCGCATTTGCAAAAGGTAGTCCACTATGAAATCAAGGATTATTTGCAGATGGATTATGCGACCAAGTCCAGTCTGGATTTGCTGGAAAATGGGCGAACTGGCAAAAAGCATGGCAGTCTTTACTGGCTCATGGATGAGACCAAGACGGCTATGGGGATGCGGCTCTTGCGGACTTGGATTGACCGTCCTTTGATTGATCAGGGGCGAATTGAGGCGCGGCAGGCAGTTGTGCAGGTCTTTTTGGATTATTTCTTTGAGCGTAGCGACTTGATTGAGGCGCTGAAAGGGGTCTATGATATTGAGCGCTTGGCCAGCCGAGTATCCTTCGGGAAAACCTTGCCCAAGGATCTCTTGCAACTTTCTCAGACCTTGGGAAATGTGCCGGCTATCAAAAATATCTTGTCGCAGATGGGAGAGCCTGCTATGGCTAGCTTGGTTCAGGGGCTGGATCCCATCCCAGAACTTCATGCGCTGATTAGCTATGCTATTGACCCAGAGGCCAATGGACCGATTACCGATGGCAATATCATCAAGACGGGCTTTGATGAAAAGCTGGATCAGTATCGTCTGGTCATGCGTGAGGGTGCGGGCTGGATTGCGGAAATTGAGGCCAAGGAGCGGACGGCATCTGGTATAAATAATCTCAAGATTGATTACAATAAAAAAGACGGTTACTATTTCCATGTGACCAATTCCAATCTGGGCAATGTGCCAGCTCATTTTTTCCGTAAGGCGACGCTGAAAAATTCGGAGCGCTATGGGACGGAAGAATTATCCAAAATCGAAGGTCAGATGCTGGAGGCGCGTGACAAATCAGCCAATCTGGAGTACGAGATTTTTATGCGCATCCGTCAAGAAGTGGAGAAATACATCGGTCGCCTGCAGAAATTGGCTCGTACCATTGCGACTATTGATGTCCTGCAGTCTTTTGCGGTTGTGGCGGAGCAAGAGCGCTTGGTTTGTCCGACCTTTACGGAGCACCGCGAATTGACCATTGACCGAGGTCGCCATGCCGTAGTGGAAAAGGTTATGGGTAAGCAGACCTATATTCCCAACTCAATCCATCTGGATGCGGAAACTCACATGCAGCTGATTACGGGGCCCAACATGTCTGGTAAATCGACCTATATGCGCCAGCTAGCTATGATTGTTATCATGGCGCAGATGGGTTCCTATGTGCCGGCTGATCAGGCGGAATTGCCAATTTTTGATGCGATTTTCACTCGGATTGGTGCGGCGGATGATTTGGTCAGTGGGCAGTCGACCTTCATGGTAGAAATGATGGAGGCCAACAAGGCCGTGCGTTTGGCGACAGACCGCTCGCTCATTCTCTTTGACGAGTTGGGGCGTGGGACAGCGACTTACGACGGTATGGCTCTGGCCCAGTCCATTATTGAGTATATCCACGACAAGATTGGTGCTAAGACCTTATTTGCGACCCATTACCATGAATTGACCGAGCTAGGACAGACCTTGGAGCACTTGGAGAATGTCCATGTGTCGACCTTGGAGCAAAATGGTCAGGTGACCTTCCTTCACAAGATTGCGCCAGGTCCTGCCGACAAGTCTTACGGTATCCATGTGGCCAAAATCGCAGGTATGCCAGAAGATTTGCTCAAGCGGG